One genomic region from Rosa rugosa chromosome 1, drRosRugo1.1, whole genome shotgun sequence encodes:
- the LOC133727204 gene encoding LRR receptor-like serine/threonine-protein kinase GSO1: MEISIHSKTFLLSLLFILSHPLSFLVSQACHSVDREALLHFKHNIISDPSKLLHSWSLSSDCCSAWEGVGCDPSSGRVVHLSRSGLISDNDFIVDTYMSGTLSPFLGNLSSLQLLDLSNLKNLKGPIPPEFGKLSNLTHLFLYTNKLRGSVPWTFQYLFRLEKLYLGNNDMSGSVPNSVFGALSSLSELGLSGNRFSGPIPNSIGKLVLLTKLELQGNKFSGRIPTSIGKLKSLTYLDLSQNRISGRLPQSIGVLSRLVLLYLNHNKITGAIPSSISGLSSLRFCQLSENKLRGTLPASLGQLPKIERLLLENNKLSGKLPATIGHLATLTDIFFSKNRFSGKIPSSFGNLHNLQTLDLSRNRLSGQIPPQLEKLQRLQTLDLSSNPLRLVSIPSWLSKLKLFRLLLAKTGVKGQLPMWLSSSSISILDLSGNALAGKLPHWIGNMTSLSFLNLSNNAFHSSIPIEFINLSLLMDLDLHSNKFSGPLDSIFFKQTQDPLGQFNSIDLSNNMFTGPIDEHIGERPAMASIKSLILSSNKLIGTIPKQVLDLKDLQQLDLSKNQLNGEIPPHKANFPVSTFMDNPGLCGAPLPPCNPS; encoded by the coding sequence atggaaatttccaTTCATAGCAAAACCTTCCTACTTTCCTTGCTCTTCATTCTCTCACACCCACTCTCCTTTCTTGTATCCCAAGCATGCCATTCCGTAGACAGAGAAGCCCTTCTCCATTTCAAGCACAACATCATTTCCGACCCTTCAAAACTTCTCCATTCATGGTCACTTTCCTCTGATTGCTGCTCCGCCTGGGAAGGAGTCGGGTGTGACCCCTCCTCCGGCAGAGTTGTCCACCTCTCCCGTTCGGGACTTATTTCAGACAATGACTTCATCGTCGACACATACATGTCCGGTACACTGTCCCCATTTCTTGGAAACTTATCTTCTCTTCAGCTTCTTGACCTCAGCAACCTCAAGAACTTGAAGGGTCCAATACCACCAGAGTTTGGGAAGCTATCTAACCTCACTCATCTGTTTCTTTATACAAACAAGCTCAGGGGCTCAGTACCATGGACATTTCAGTATCTTTTTCGATTGGAGAAGCTCTATCTTGGTAACAATGATATGTCTGGTTCTGTTCCTAACTCTGTTTTTGGAGCCTTAAGTTCACTTTCGGAACTAGGCCTATCAGGAAACAGATTTTCTGGTCCAATCCCAAATTCAATCGGAAAGCTGGTGCTGCTAACTAAGCTTGAACTCCAAGGAAACAAATTCTCTGGTAGAATTCCTACTAGTATTGGCAAGCTGAAGAGCCTCACGTATCTTGATTTGTCACAAAATCGGATAAGCGGAAGACTACCTCAGTCCATAGGTGTACTTTCCCGGTTAGTCTTGCTCTATCTCAATCATAACAAGATAACTGGAGCCATTCCTTCTTCAATTTCCGGGCTAAGTTCTCTCCGGTTTTGTCAGTTATCCGAAAACAAGCTCAGAGGCACTTTGCCTGCATCACTAGGCCAGCTCCCAAAAATCGAAAGGCTCCTTTTGGAAAACAACAAACTTTCGGGGAAACTACCTGCAACCATTGGCCATCTCGCAACTCTCACCGacattttcttctccaaaaaccgCTTTTCAGGCAAGATTCCTTCTAGCTTTGGCAATTTACACAACTTACAGACACTAGATTTATCGAGGAATAGACTTTCGGGTCAAATACCTCCTCAGCTAGAAAAACTACAGAGGCTGCAAACTCTGGACCTTTCTTCCAATCCTTTGAGGTTGGTTAGTATACCAAGCTGGTTATCAAAGTTGAAGCTTTTTCGCCTATTGTTGGCGAAAACTGGTGTTAAAGGGCAGCTTCCAATGTGGTTATCTTCATCATCTATATCTATTCTTGATTTATCAGGCAATGCCTTGGCAGGAAAGTTGCCACATTGGATTGGCAACATGACTAGCCTTTCATTTCTCAACTTATCAAACAATGCCTTTCATTCTTCAATCCCAATTGAATTCATAAACCTATCACTTCTCATGGACCTTGATCTACACTCCAACAAGTTCTCTGGTCCACTGGATTCAATATTTTTTAAACAAACCCAAGACCCACTTGGCCAATTCAACTCCATTGATCTTTCTAACAACATGTTCACCGGCCCTATTGATGAGCACATTGGAGAAAGACCGGCAATGGCCTCGATCAAGAGCCTAATTCTTTCAAGTAACAAGTTGATTGGCACTATCCCAAAGCAGGTGCTGGATTTGAAGGATCTTCAACAACTAGATTTGTCAAAAAACCAACTGAATGGGGAAATCCCTCCTCACAAAGCTAATTTCCCTGTTTCTACTTTCATGGATAATCCTGGTTTGTGTGGAGCTCCACTACCTCCTTGTAATCCCTCTTAG